The genomic region GTTCCGGGTGGTGGGCCGCGAGTAACTCCGTCGCATTGCCTTCGTAAGAAATTCCAAAACTGCCCACTTTACCGTTAGACCAGGGCTGACGCGCGATCCACTCGACGATCTCCGCGTAGTCCTCGATCTCGCGTTCGGACCACGGGTGAGGACGGCTACCGAAGGAGGCCCCACTCCCGCGCCCATCGACGATGACCAGGGCGTAACCCGCCTCGTTCCAGCGTCGGGCGTCTCCGTAGTTGGGATCCGATTCCATGGGTAAGTCCACTAAACCGAACGATCGCCAGTAGCGGGTCATCCGCATGACCGTCGGGATGCGGGCGTCCGGTTTCAAATCGGCGGGTAACCACAAATCGAGGGCGATTTTGGTTCCGTCACTCATGGGAACGTAAAGGGCTTGGTTACGGGGCAGGTCGAAGGCGAAACCGACTTGAAACGGGACTTGCGCGCCCAAGAGGGCAAGAATTAGCCCCAAGGCGCAAAAAAAGGCATACAGTCGGCGCGATCGCCGCTTAAAAGGCTGTGGATGCTGCATTTCCCCTGTTGAGATGGCGCGTGAGATGGCGCGATGCGAGATAAAGTTTAACCCGAATGCGGTCGTTTTCCCGGGCGATCGCCCGTGGGCAATTGCTCCCCAAAGGTTAGAATCGACGGCAGGCGATCGTCCGATTCTCGAAAAAGTCCCTCGAAATTGTCATTATTTCCAGGGTAAATCCGGTCGTTTATCCGGTTAGTCTTCTTGTCATTAATTGAATTATTTCCTTCATTAACCCATGCTCGACAATCCAAAACAAATTTTCGGTTGGGTGATGTACGATTGGGCCAACTCAGCTTATGTCACCACGATCGTCGTCGCCGTTTTACCCGCCTATTTCGCCTCTGTCGTCGTCCCTTCCGAAGGATTGAAATTTGCAGGAACTTATTACAGCGCCACCTCAATTTGGGGGTTGATGGTCAGTGTTTCTGCTTTCTTTGTTTTTCTGTTCGCCCCAATTTTAGGCGCAATCTCCGACTTTTCCGCCGCCAAGAAAAAGTTTATGATGGTGTTTTGTTACACCGGAAGTCTTGCCGCCATTTTACTGTTTTTCTGCGGACAAGGCGATATTTTAGCGACAATATTTTTATTCATTATTGCTCAAATTGGTTTTGTGGCGGCCAATATTTTTTACGATGCCTTTTTACCCCAAATTGCATCGGAAAATAAATTAGATTGGATCTCGGGAAAAGGCTTTGCATTCGGATATGTCGGCGGCGGCGTGCAGTTCGCGATCGCCCTGTTACTAATTGCCAAACATGCTACTTTCGGTCTATCTGCCGAATTCGCCGCCCGCTTGGCGATGTTAATGGCTGCTTTATGGTGGGGCGGTTTTGCTTTAATTACTTTTTTCACCTTAAAAGAAGCTCCGCCGACGGAATCTTTACCCGCCGCTTATCGACGGATTCCTAAATGGCGCGCTTATACGGAAATTGGAATTTTACGCACGGTTGCCACGGTTAGAAAGGTTAAAAAGTTCAACCATCTTTTACGGTTTTTAATTGCCTATTTAATTTATAACAATGGCATTCAAACAGTGATGGCAATGGCGACAATTTACGGCACCCAAGAATTGGGATTTTCCAATGCGGTCTTGATGGGAACGTTATTGGCCATTCAGTTTATCAGTGTGGCGGGGGCGTTAGGATTTAGTAAGTTAGCGGAAAGGGTTTCGACGAAAACCGCTTTAATCTTTACTTTAGTCGGTTGGTCGATTGTCGTGATTTATGCTTATTTTTTAACCAGTTCGGTCGAGTATTTCGTGATGGGGGCGATCGTCGGATTGGTGCAAGGCGGTTCGCAATCGTTAAGTCGGTCATTTTACGGCTCGATCGTTCCGGTTCACGCTTCCGCAGAATTTTACGGGTTTTATTCGGTATTTAATAAAGGTTCGGCGATTTTTGGGCCGTTGGCGTTTAGCGCGATCGGGCATTTCACTGGAAACGCGCGCACGGCCATTCTCTCTTTAATTATTTTCTTTATTGTCGGTTTAATTTTACTCTTTTTAGTGGATGTAGAGAAAGCAAGAGAGGCAAAAAATTCTATTATTTTCAAGCGTCAGGCATTTTAAGCTGTTAGATATTTGAGCTGCGTGATTCCAGCTAGAAATCCTTCTTAAACAGGCGATCGAAGATAGTTTTTCTGTGGTGCAATTGTTCCGATCGCCTCGTGACTCTTATAGCGATCCTCAATAGATTGTAAAATGGATCGCTTGTAGGGACGCGGCAATGCCATGTCTCTACTAAAATGGGATTGGGAGCATCTTTCTCCCGACTTGGGTTACCCGTCATGTAGGACTGCTATATGCATTTTAAAAGAGCAACAGCCTATCGATTGGAGAAAGGCGATCGCATCTAAAATCTCAAATATAAACTTCCCCAAATCTAAAATCTAAACGCTAAACTTTAAAATTAATAGATGCATCCCCGAAGTTATAAAAAGGGCTAACTCCCTCTGACAAATTCTTCTCTACTCGGTTGGGAATGGCGATCGCGCAGCAACTCAGTTTGGGAGTTATCGCGCGTTCGCGCTTTGGGCGATCTCAAAGAGCACAATGCAGCCATTTGGCCGATCGATTGTCAGTTGGGGTTTGTTGGAGCTTCGACCTAGTTAGTGACCCGTAACGGGACAAAATCACTAGGCGTTACGCGCAGTTCTTCGTAGAACCGCAAGACGCGCTCGGTATAGATACGAATATCGCCCCTATCGTAGAGTGAAGGATCTCCCGAAACCCACCACGATGCCGCACGACGGACGGCAGTAAACTCGTTATTGTCACTTTCTGGATATTCTTTTCTGAGAATGTCATCCATCACGCAAGCAACAACAAGTCTAGCTTTTTGGACATTTTCCTCAAATTGTTCGGGAGTCAATTCCTCTCCAATACACAATCTCGACCAGCGAGGGATATTAGAGGGTTTGATTTTCCACGGACTGTATAATCCGTCTTCTTGACTAGAAGTTTGCGGTGCTGCCAGTCGGAGCGCTTCCACTAATGCCATCACTTGGGCGTGGGAAATTTGTGCTTGTACTGGCAAGGCCCATAACAGGATTGTCGCTATCAGTCCCCCCACCACTAATCGCATGTTTTACCTTATAGATTCCGTTCACTGATTGTCGATCGTAGAGTAAAAGTCTGCAAAAGGCAAAATAAAAAACGTCAAGGCCAAAAAAAAATTGTCTTGTTTTTAAGTTTGAGCTTTTTCGTTCGCGCTTGTAAGAATGGCTCGATTTGTGGTGACAAAATCTAGGGCGCGATCGCCTCTGGAATCCGATTGCCTGTAAATTTTATACAGTCCAAAGGTGAGAGATGGTCAATAAAGCCGAGAGGGGTAACAAAAGAGAAAAAAAATGAAATTGTCCGAGGCGCGATCGCTCCCCAGGACGATCGCCGTTACCGTCCGGCAAAATCGTTCTATTGCTAAGTTTTTAGAACCGTAAAATTAACCCGATCGCCGCGATCGCGCACTTCAATTCTTGAGATTTAGATACAGTCGAAAGACGTTCGATCGTTTATAAAGTTCCTGGAAAGTTACCAAAATTTTAAATTGATACGATTCACTTTTATAATGTTATCAATTAGTCATTAGATCGAAAAAATATTAATTTTTATAAACCCCGACCAGGAGGATTTGAGCATGAACGAGATCGATCGCGCTTTGCATGAAGACTGGCACCCGATCGCCGCCTTAAACGAACTCGAAGAAACGACGATCCAAGAGCGCTGCTTGTTGGGAGAATCGTTAATCTTGTGGCGCGATGGCGATCGCGTCGCGGTTTGGGAAAATCGCTGTCCCCATCGCGGCGCCAAGCTTTCCGGCGCAACCGCGACGGGCGATCGTCTCGTTTGTCCCTATCACGGATTGCACTACGATCGCGCGGGACAATGCATTTTCATTCCGGCGCACCCGGATTTAAAACCGCCCGATCGCCTGCACGTTCGATCTTATCCCTGTCAGATTCATTACGATTTAATTTGGGTTAATTTAAGTAAAAACAACGTTCCAATCCCAGAATTTCGTGAATGGAACGATCCCAATTATCGGAAATTCTTGTGCGGTCCGTATGTTTACGAATCTAGTGGATTTCGGGCGATCGAAAACTTTTTAGACGTGTCTCATTTTCCCTTCGTTCACGACGGCTTACTCGGCGATCGCGATCGCCCCCGGGTGGAAGAATACACGATCGATCGCGATCGCAACGGACTCAAACTCAACAACGTCGGGGTTTGGCAGCCCGATCCCGACGGAACCGGATCCGGGGGTCGGGTCACTTACGATTACTCGGTTTCGCGACCGCTTACCGCCTCCTTTGTCAAACACGCAAGGGGCGGAAAATTGGCGATTTTCTTCACCGTCTGTCCCACGGCGGAAGAAGCGTGCGTCGGTTGGATGTGGATCGCGATGAATTACGGTCACAACCTGCCAGAAACCGAATTACGGGCATTTCAGGATCGCGTCGTCCGTCAAGATCTGCCGATTGTCGCCTCCCAACGTCCCAAGCGTCTCCCCCTGGATTTAAAGGCAGAAATTCACCTCCCGTGCGATCGCGCTTCGATCGCCTATCGTCAGTGGTTGCGCGAGTTGAATATTCGCTTCGGAACCTTATGGTGAGGGCGTTACAGCCTCCGCAAGACGATCGCGAACGGCTTGCGATCGCGATCGATACTCCGCTTCCGTCAACACCGGGGACGAGTCGGCGATCGCGATCGCGTCGGTCAGTTCGATCCACGACCGACAACCGCCATACCCCTCCCGGTAAGGGATCTGGCGCACTTGCGCCAAGCGAAACACGCGCAATAACAGTACGTAAAGCGGTTGTTGCGGCTTCCATTTCAAGCGATCTTCCGTCAGGCGATCGGTCCAAATATGATACGGTAGCACGGCGCTGACGGCGGCGCGATCGCCCACGGGTAAAATGTCCGTAATCTGCGCCCAACTGCCGATTCTGACCGTTTCTGGATGCCACCCGGATTCTACTGGGGTCACTTTTCGCGCATATTCCGGTTTGAGTAATTCGGGTTTTTGATGTTCGTAAGTCGGATAGAGTAAAACGCGATCGCGATCGATCGTAAACTTTCCCCCCCGTTCGCGAATCCCACCTTTACGCAGTAAAACGATCGTTTCTCCCCGTTCCAACGCTTCGACGGCGATCGCCCATTCTTTGAGGGCGTGAGTCATCATTTCACTCATGGAATTAGCCTCTTTACATTGACACATCGATGGTTTTAATCTCCCTTCAACTACAGCATTTTCCTCTGCTATGCAAGACATTTAGATCCCCCGAAATCCCCCTCGCCAGGTAGGGGTTTGGTAACCCAACCCCTACTTTCCTCGTTCCCCCCGAAATCCCCCCAACCCCCCTTTCAAAGGGGGGCGAAGGGGGGATAGGGGGGATCGGCACTGTACCTCATCAGACGCCCGAGTGCTGTATAGTTTTTTAAAATTTCAAAATTCAGATAGGATTAGATAGCATTCCAATCCTCTGACTCGAAAAAATTAATTTGCTATAATTACAAAATTATCAAAAAATTGTCAATCCAACCATGGAGGATTAATGAAAACGCGCCCCTTGGGAAATACAGAGATTCAAATCACCCCCATTATTATGGGAACCTGGCAAGCCGGGAAAAATATGTGGGTCGGTATCGACGATGACGAAATTACTAAAGGGATTCGCGCCGCTTTTGATGCGGGAATCACCACCTTCGATACCGCCGAACAGTACGGTGAAGGTCACTCCGAAACGATTTTAGGTGCAGCATTGGCGGACGTGCGCGATCGCGTCGTTTACGCCACTAAAGTGTTTGCCAATCATTTGAAATACGACCAAGTGATTAGCTCCTGCGAAGGCTGTTTAAAACGACTCAAGACCGATTATATCGACCTCTATCAAATTCACTGGCCTTCTGGCAGTTGGGGCAGCGAAATCGTCCCCATTGAAGAAACGATGCGCGCTTTAAACGATCTCAAAGAGCAAGGCAAAATCCGGGCGATCGGTGTTTCTAATTTCTCCCGCGAACAAATTGCCGAAGCCGATCAATTTGGAAGCATTGACAGCTTACAACCACCTTATTCTCTATTTTGGCGACAAGTTGAAAAAAATGAAATGCCTTATTGTGTCGAACACAATATTTCAATTTTAGCCTATTCTTCTTTAGCGCAAGGTTTACTCACGGGAAAATTCGGGCGCGACCATCAATTTGAAGAAGGGGATCACCGTTCTAAAAATAAGTTATTTGCCAATCGAGACAATTACGAACGAGTACAAACTGCTTTAGATCGCCTGCGTCCGATCGCCGATCGCCATCAATGTAGTCTCGCTCAATTAGCGTTAGCTTGGTTAATTGCTCAACCGCAAACCAATGCGATCGCCGGGGCGCGCAATGCGAGTCAAGCGGTGGATAATGCTAAAGCAGGATCGATCGAATTATCGTCAGAAGATCTGAAAGAAATTGATGCGATCGGGCGTACTGTTACGGATTCTCTCGATGAGAATCCGGTGATGTGGAGTTTTTAAAATTGAAGATACAATTTAATAAAATTTCTTGAAAAGTGGCGCGGTCATTTTGGCCGCTTTTTTTTAACTGGTTAATTTCTCTTTATCCTTCAATTTGATTTAAAAATTCGCGAATTTCCTGCGCGATCGCGGAAAGTTTTTGCTCTTTCTTAACCCCTTCATCATTGATTGAATAAATCTCAACCGGATTTGATTTACCTTTGACTTGATAGTTATCAATTTTGATGAAATTCCAGGACTTTTTAGCACTGTTTTTGACTTCGACAGAAAAAACCATCGCATAGGTCAAATGTCGGGTCAGGGCTTCCAAGCGAGAGGCGACGTTAACCGCATCGCCGATAATTGTATATTCTTTTTTCACCGCCGAACCGATATTCCCTTCGATCACTTTCCCTTTCGCCAATCCCATTCCTGTATATAGAAAGCGCAGGGGACTGTCCGGTGCAACGCTATTTCTTAAAATTGCTAATTCTTCTAAAATTTCGACTCCCGCTTGAATGGCATTGTCCGCGCGATCGCCGTCAAAATATGCCATAATACAATCGCCAATAAACTTACTGACTTCTCCGCCTTGTCGGGTAATTATTTTCGTGGCGATACTAAAATAATTGTTGACTAAATCGACGACCTCTTCGACGGGCAGTTTTTCCGCGAAGGTGGAAAATGAAATAATATCGCCAAATAAAATAACTTTTTCGCTTTTAACCGGACGAACGGAAAGTGGATTAATTCCCTGACTGATAATTTCAAAGATTTTAGATTGGGTGTATTTCTCTAAAATACGGTGAGACCGGGTAACTGTTTTTAACAGGCTGTCAATGGGTTTGATTAATAAGTCTTTATTGTTGTCTAAAATAATGGTCTGCATCGACCAGTCCGGGAACATCCGGGTACGGACGTTTAACTCAGATTTTAAACATAAAATATCGGTATGGCGATCGTCTTTTAAGATTTTCTTATAAAGCTTGTCAATTTTTTCG from Oxynema aestuarii AP17 harbors:
- a CDS encoding aromatic ring-hydroxylating dioxygenase subunit alpha → MNEIDRALHEDWHPIAALNELEETTIQERCLLGESLILWRDGDRVAVWENRCPHRGAKLSGATATGDRLVCPYHGLHYDRAGQCIFIPAHPDLKPPDRLHVRSYPCQIHYDLIWVNLSKNNVPIPEFREWNDPNYRKFLCGPYVYESSGFRAIENFLDVSHFPFVHDGLLGDRDRPRVEEYTIDRDRNGLKLNNVGVWQPDPDGTGSGGRVTYDYSVSRPLTASFVKHARGGKLAIFFTVCPTAEEACVGWMWIAMNYGHNLPETELRAFQDRVVRQDLPIVASQRPKRLPLDLKAEIHLPCDRASIAYRQWLRELNIRFGTLW
- a CDS encoding MFS transporter; translated protein: MLDNPKQIFGWVMYDWANSAYVTTIVVAVLPAYFASVVVPSEGLKFAGTYYSATSIWGLMVSVSAFFVFLFAPILGAISDFSAAKKKFMMVFCYTGSLAAILLFFCGQGDILATIFLFIIAQIGFVAANIFYDAFLPQIASENKLDWISGKGFAFGYVGGGVQFAIALLLIAKHATFGLSAEFAARLAMLMAALWWGGFALITFFTLKEAPPTESLPAAYRRIPKWRAYTEIGILRTVATVRKVKKFNHLLRFLIAYLIYNNGIQTVMAMATIYGTQELGFSNAVLMGTLLAIQFISVAGALGFSKLAERVSTKTALIFTLVGWSIVVIYAYFLTSSVEYFVMGAIVGLVQGGSQSLSRSFYGSIVPVHASAEFYGFYSVFNKGSAIFGPLAFSAIGHFTGNARTAILSLIIFFIVGLILLFLVDVEKAREAKNSIIFKRQAF
- a CDS encoding aldo/keto reductase yields the protein MKTRPLGNTEIQITPIIMGTWQAGKNMWVGIDDDEITKGIRAAFDAGITTFDTAEQYGEGHSETILGAALADVRDRVVYATKVFANHLKYDQVISSCEGCLKRLKTDYIDLYQIHWPSGSWGSEIVPIEETMRALNDLKEQGKIRAIGVSNFSREQIAEADQFGSIDSLQPPYSLFWRQVEKNEMPYCVEHNISILAYSSLAQGLLTGKFGRDHQFEEGDHRSKNKLFANRDNYERVQTALDRLRPIADRHQCSLAQLALAWLIAQPQTNAIAGARNASQAVDNAKAGSIELSSEDLKEIDAIGRTVTDSLDENPVMWSF
- a CDS encoding BLUF domain-containing protein; the encoded protein is MKRLTYISKFSRPLSPEEVEGIGQVSRRNNQRDGITGVLLCSGGIFFQILEGEAEKIDKLYKKILKDDRHTDILCLKSELNVRTRMFPDWSMQTIILDNNKDLLIKPIDSLLKTVTRSHRILEKYTQSKIFEIISQGINPLSVRPVKSEKVILFGDIISFSTFAEKLPVEEVVDLVNNYFSIATKIITRQGGEVSKFIGDCIMAYFDGDRADNAIQAGVEILEELAILRNSVAPDSPLRFLYTGMGLAKGKVIEGNIGSAVKKEYTIIGDAVNVASRLEALTRHLTYAMVFSVEVKNSAKKSWNFIKIDNYQVKGKSNPVEIYSINDEGVKKEQKLSAIAQEIREFLNQIEG
- a CDS encoding DUF1802 family protein, coding for MSEMMTHALKEWAIAVEALERGETIVLLRKGGIRERGGKFTIDRDRVLLYPTYEHQKPELLKPEYARKVTPVESGWHPETVRIGSWAQITDILPVGDRAAVSAVLPYHIWTDRLTEDRLKWKPQQPLYVLLLRVFRLAQVRQIPYREGYGGCRSWIELTDAIAIADSSPVLTEAEYRSRSQAVRDRLAEAVTPSP